In the Flavobacterium pallidum genome, one interval contains:
- a CDS encoding sensor histidine kinase yields the protein MSAVPHIHLFKRHRFKIIIGALIFWLLIGLFVFTTETIARNYFKSPALDVVEQKQYLLRWFLWLFLTPIIIALGLKINIRNSRLFWFVLIHIGLGTSLLTGEFLIEVAVIKPFAENFYLRHVDVGEIILPFLFKYFAYIITYFLIIGIVNIYVYMESLQAAELQKKELEFQLALSQLQTLRMQIHPHFLFNTHHSIIALITKKENDKAAKMLSKLSDLLRTTIEKQEAEFVPLAEEINTAELYLGIQLIRFNERFTYHKNIAPETEKCLIPYFILQPIIENAVIYGIEKTENDAFITINSDVESSRLVIEVINTGLLGHEHKGFGIGIANIKSRLQQYYGNQSAFELRQNDAHTTIATIKIPCHES from the coding sequence ATGAGTGCCGTTCCGCATATCCATCTTTTCAAAAGGCACCGGTTTAAGATCATCATCGGTGCCTTGATTTTTTGGTTGCTCATCGGGCTTTTCGTATTCACTACTGAAACGATTGCAAGGAATTATTTTAAGTCCCCGGCACTTGATGTAGTAGAACAAAAACAATATTTGCTGCGTTGGTTTCTTTGGCTTTTCCTTACACCAATCATTATCGCCTTAGGATTGAAAATCAACATCCGGAACTCCCGTTTGTTTTGGTTTGTGCTGATACACATCGGGCTGGGGACCTCATTGCTCACTGGGGAATTCCTGATTGAAGTCGCCGTCATCAAGCCATTTGCAGAAAATTTTTACCTACGGCATGTCGATGTCGGTGAAATCATCCTGCCGTTCCTTTTTAAATATTTCGCTTACATTATCACCTATTTCCTGATTATCGGTATCGTCAATATCTATGTATATATGGAATCGCTTCAGGCTGCCGAATTGCAGAAAAAAGAACTCGAATTCCAATTGGCGCTGTCACAACTGCAAACCTTAAGGATGCAGATCCATCCGCATTTCCTTTTCAATACGCACCATTCTATTATTGCGCTGATTACGAAAAAAGAAAATGACAAAGCCGCAAAGATGTTGTCAAAACTGAGCGATTTATTGCGCACGACGATTGAAAAACAAGAAGCAGAATTCGTACCGTTGGCCGAAGAAATAAACACGGCCGAACTGTATCTTGGCATACAACTGATCCGTTTTAATGAAAGGTTTACCTATCATAAAAACATCGCTCCTGAAACCGAAAAATGCCTTATCCCCTATTTCATTTTGCAGCCGATTATTGAAAATGCGGTTATTTACGGGATTGAAAAAACAGAAAATGATGCGTTCATCACTATCAACAGTGATGTTGAAAGCAGCCGTCTGGTAATTGAAGTCATCAATACCGGACTGCTCGGGCATGAACATAAAGGTTTCGGTATAGGAATTGCCAATATCAAAAGCCGTTTGCAGCAGTATTATGGAAATCAATCTGCATTTGAGTTGAGGCAAAATGATGCCCATACGACCATCGCAACCATAAAAATCCCATGCCATGAAAGCTGA
- a CDS encoding DUF1456 family protein — translation MNNNDIFKKLRVALMLRDDQIVDILQLVDFRISKAELSAFFRNADHPNFMECGDQVLRNFLNGLVIHLRGTKDNPKNPNDVLAANRAASKSPAKDITPKPEAHKPAAKKPAKKFVQKKQTPKKPEIVEKVQYKNGKNKKS, via the coding sequence ATGAATAACAACGACATATTCAAAAAACTCCGCGTGGCATTAATGCTGCGTGATGACCAGATTGTAGACATTTTGCAATTGGTGGATTTCCGGATTTCGAAAGCAGAACTGAGTGCTTTTTTCCGAAATGCAGACCATCCGAACTTTATGGAATGCGGCGATCAGGTCCTGCGCAATTTCCTCAATGGATTGGTAATCCATTTGCGTGGCACAAAAGACAATCCTAAAAATCCGAACGATGTGCTTGCTGCTAACAGAGCGGCCTCGAAATCCCCTGCCAAAGATATCACGCCGAAACCGGAGGCACACAAACCCGCAGCCAAAAAACCGGCAAAGAAATTCGTCCAAAAAAAACAGACTCCTAAAAAACCCGAGATTGTAGAAAAAGTCCAGTATAAAAACGGCAAGAATAAAAAATCCTGA
- a CDS encoding alpha/beta hydrolase, which yields MLKITLISVLLFLAAYKLTAQESTASKQVSSFTIEAPQLKTTKKIWVYLPKSYAANPEKRYQVMYMHDAQNLFDKKTSFAGEWEVDETLDRLNADVIVIGIEHGNDKRIDELTPFKNEKYGGGHADAYLDFIINTLKPYVDKNYRTKTKAKNTTIFGSSLGGLVSFYAVLKYPEVFGKAGVFSPSFWFTKDIYEMMEKAPKTKAKIYFLCGDSESKDDDVVGDMEKMYRLLDENRCYCLHLSKKVIVKGGEHNEKLWRENFEKAYLWLK from the coding sequence ATGCTCAAAATTACCCTGATATCAGTATTACTCTTCCTGGCCGCATACAAACTCACCGCGCAGGAAAGTACCGCCTCAAAGCAGGTTTCTTCTTTTACGATTGAAGCGCCACAATTGAAAACGACCAAAAAAATATGGGTGTACCTTCCGAAATCTTATGCAGCAAATCCCGAAAAAAGATACCAGGTCATGTACATGCACGACGCGCAAAACCTATTCGATAAAAAAACATCATTTGCCGGCGAATGGGAAGTCGATGAAACGCTGGACAGGCTCAATGCGGATGTCATCGTGATCGGGATTGAACATGGAAATGACAAACGCATCGATGAGCTCACCCCTTTTAAAAATGAAAAATATGGCGGTGGTCATGCAGATGCTTACCTTGATTTTATCATAAACACCTTAAAGCCTTACGTCGACAAAAATTACCGGACCAAAACCAAAGCGAAAAACACGACTATTTTCGGTAGCTCTCTTGGCGGGCTCGTATCGTTTTATGCCGTATTGAAATATCCTGAAGTGTTTGGGAAAGCAGGTGTCTTCTCCCCTTCTTTCTGGTTTACCAAAGATATTTATGAGATGATGGAGAAAGCTCCCAAAACAAAAGCTAAAATCTATTTCCTCTGTGGAGACAGCGAAAGTAAAGATGATGATGTTGTTGGGGATATGGAAAAAATGTACAGACTCCTTGACGAAAACCGCTGTTATTGCCTGCATCTTTCCAAAAAGGTGATTGTCAAAGGCGGTGAGCACAATGAAAAATTGTGGAGGGAAAATTTTGAAAAAGCGTATCTTTGGCTGAAATGA
- a CDS encoding excinuclease ABC subunit B, with product MNTYEQKISLLTDMIAFSIVDGKLHQREYDFLFIIAQELKIDKAVFDDLFHQELPVMSIKMEIHRIHQFYRLALLMHVDGILHEKEEIAIKQMAINMGLNPAATKKVLLLIKESPTRVIDPRQLMSAFKEQYN from the coding sequence ATGAATACTTACGAGCAAAAAATCAGTTTATTGACCGATATGATTGCGTTTTCCATAGTGGATGGAAAATTGCACCAACGCGAATATGATTTCCTTTTCATTATAGCGCAGGAACTGAAAATCGACAAGGCGGTTTTTGACGACTTGTTCCACCAGGAATTGCCGGTAATGAGCATCAAGATGGAAATCCACCGCATCCACCAGTTTTACAGGCTTGCCCTGTTGATGCATGTGGACGGGATTTTGCACGAAAAGGAAGAAATTGCCATCAAGCAAATGGCCATCAATATGGGACTGAATCCTGCTGCAACTAAAAAAGTACTGTTGCTGATCAAGGAATCGCCGACGCGGGTAATTGACCCAAGACAGTTAATGAGTGCTTTTAAGGAGCAGTACAATTAA